In Mongoliitalea daihaiensis, one DNA window encodes the following:
- a CDS encoding agmatine deiminase family protein encodes MKNLIFFVFLIVIIFSCRQERRDPAIFYYPAEWEPQEAILLGWAEREPEFFPLAADVARALECSTSVIFVSDTSENPQVFKEYLVENGLDTASFTFLTIPIRQALALRDIGPVYLINGLGEKKAVDFRWSYQDFFERFLIEKGEEPDSAKVYASFFDRNQKTDSLIAARNGIEVITSSLNLDGGAIEVNGKGTILLNEEWMFMVNPTSTKESMEQELQRTLGVHHFIWVGKGLVEDGDVSKIIIPGYVTMGTAGHTDEYIRFANANTILLAWVDEKEKDLHPVHTENYLRMKETYDILIKAKDQDGRPFKIIKVPMPDLRHRPNMVIEGWAMSDSTIGKEYFASDQGVQVGDTLQYLSSSSYLNFLISNDKVLLPTYLHVGSSPEKEERVKEIFSTLYPDKTLVWIDATTYNWDGGGLHCYTKQVPKVN; translated from the coding sequence TTTTGATCGTGATTATTTTCTCTTGCAGGCAAGAGCGAAGAGATCCTGCTATTTTTTATTATCCTGCTGAATGGGAACCACAGGAAGCTATATTATTGGGCTGGGCTGAAAGGGAACCTGAGTTTTTCCCCTTGGCAGCAGATGTGGCACGAGCGCTTGAATGTTCCACTTCTGTCATATTTGTATCAGATACCAGCGAAAATCCTCAAGTATTTAAGGAATATCTAGTAGAAAATGGCCTAGATACGGCTTCATTTACTTTTTTGACCATCCCTATTCGGCAGGCTTTAGCCTTAAGAGATATTGGGCCTGTGTATCTGATCAATGGGTTGGGAGAGAAAAAGGCAGTAGATTTCAGGTGGTCATATCAGGACTTCTTTGAGCGCTTTTTAATTGAGAAAGGAGAAGAACCTGACTCAGCAAAGGTATATGCCTCGTTCTTTGACCGAAATCAAAAAACAGATAGCCTGATAGCAGCAAGGAATGGTATCGAAGTCATTACTTCTTCATTGAACCTAGATGGGGGAGCAATTGAAGTCAATGGTAAAGGTACCATATTGCTGAATGAAGAGTGGATGTTTATGGTCAATCCGACTTCAACCAAGGAAAGCATGGAGCAGGAGTTGCAGCGCACATTGGGTGTTCATCATTTTATTTGGGTAGGGAAAGGCCTAGTAGAAGATGGTGATGTGTCGAAAATCATCATTCCTGGATATGTTACTATGGGCACCGCTGGTCATACGGATGAATACATTCGATTCGCCAATGCCAATACGATTCTTCTAGCCTGGGTGGATGAAAAAGAAAAAGATTTGCACCCTGTTCATACTGAAAACTATCTGAGAATGAAGGAAACGTATGATATTTTGATCAAGGCAAAAGATCAAGATGGCAGGCCTTTTAAGATCATTAAGGTTCCCATGCCAGACCTTCGGCATAGGCCTAACATGGTTATAGAAGGATGGGCAATGAGTGATTCTACGATTGGCAAAGAGTATTTTGCTTCTGACCAGGGTGTTCAAGTCGGAGATACACTTCAATATTTGTCGTCGTCTTCTTATTTGAATTTTTTGATTTCAAATGACAAGGTTTTATTGCCCACCTATTTGCATGTAGGCAGTTCGCCTGAAAAAGAAGAACGCGTAAAAGAAATCTTTTCAACTCTATACCCTGATAAAACTTTGGTTTGGATTGATGCTACAACCTATAATTGGGATGGTGGAGGTCTTCATTGTTACACCAAGCAAGTGCCTAAGGTAAATTGA
- a CDS encoding amidohydrolase family protein produces the protein MKKLTLFTLLGWIFFACSSPSHDLLITNVNVIDVVTGEVLPNRTVAIDGDEITAIYNKTIKPSKGTEVVDGTDKYLIPGLWDMHVHNNWNYEDTNDLMLANGITGAREMWGNMAILRKMIEERAAGKPIIDIYSAGVLTDGAPKIWPSSAEVTDPTAAEALVRCQVRAGADFIKVYSRLDSACFFTIGKTATELGVPFSGHVPEAVPIFDALAAGMLTSEHLYGLHQLGISEQENKQLDSLFEVGNQFEAFRRELKFFNSSVMKEKLQKSDLSKHWFSPTMVTMRGFRSMQDSVFTSDPRISYLPNYMTEDWKPRRTMGSQRMMPSLALMQQLYQNDFQILTILIESKAQIIAGTDYPNPWAFPGFSMHDELEIYVQAGMTPLQAIQTATLNPAKVMNNDRIGSVEKGRLASLVLLNSNPLEDINAVRDIESVILRGKIFNRVELDDMLANAKRKAALPDVMTLLGPMAEEGKLDELLDLLETKLDSLSEHYHLASLEYGLNGMGYQSMNGEKDAESAQEIFALNTRLFPHSQNVWDSYAECFLMQGDTTNAVEYYQKALDIYPCNQVIEKRLQVLKP, from the coding sequence ATGAAAAAACTCACACTTTTCACTCTCTTAGGATGGATCTTTTTTGCTTGCTCCAGCCCTTCCCATGATCTCCTGATCACCAATGTCAATGTCATAGATGTAGTTACAGGAGAAGTGCTTCCTAACCGAACAGTCGCCATTGATGGCGATGAAATCACCGCCATTTATAACAAAACCATTAAGCCTAGTAAAGGAACTGAAGTGGTAGATGGAACGGATAAATACCTGATTCCTGGACTTTGGGATATGCATGTTCATAATAACTGGAACTACGAAGATACCAATGACCTGATGCTGGCTAATGGTATTACAGGTGCAAGGGAGATGTGGGGGAATATGGCCATTCTAAGAAAAATGATCGAAGAGAGAGCGGCAGGAAAGCCTATTATTGATATATATTCGGCAGGAGTATTGACGGATGGGGCTCCTAAAATATGGCCTTCTTCTGCGGAAGTGACTGATCCCACAGCTGCGGAAGCATTGGTAAGGTGTCAAGTTCGGGCAGGAGCAGATTTTATCAAGGTTTATTCCAGGTTGGATAGTGCTTGCTTTTTTACTATAGGTAAAACAGCCACAGAATTGGGCGTTCCATTTTCAGGGCATGTTCCTGAGGCAGTACCTATTTTTGACGCCCTTGCGGCAGGAATGCTTACATCTGAACATCTGTATGGGTTGCACCAGTTGGGTATTTCTGAACAAGAAAACAAGCAATTAGATAGTTTATTTGAGGTTGGTAATCAGTTTGAAGCATTCAGGCGGGAGCTGAAATTTTTCAATTCTTCAGTTATGAAAGAAAAGCTTCAAAAATCGGACCTATCAAAACATTGGTTTTCTCCAACCATGGTTACCATGAGGGGGTTTAGGTCTATGCAGGATAGTGTTTTCACATCAGACCCTAGGATTTCGTATTTGCCTAATTATATGACTGAGGACTGGAAACCAAGACGGACCATGGGAAGCCAACGGATGATGCCGAGTTTAGCGTTGATGCAGCAATTGTATCAAAATGATTTTCAGATTTTAACTATCCTGATTGAAAGTAAAGCCCAAATCATAGCAGGTACAGATTATCCCAATCCTTGGGCCTTCCCTGGATTTAGCATGCATGATGAATTGGAAATCTACGTGCAGGCAGGTATGACACCACTACAGGCTATACAAACAGCTACTCTTAATCCGGCTAAAGTCATGAATAATGATCGAATTGGAAGTGTTGAAAAAGGGAGATTGGCAAGTTTGGTACTGCTAAATAGCAATCCTTTAGAGGATATCAATGCAGTCCGGGATATTGAGAGTGTGATTCTCAGAGGCAAGATATTCAATCGAGTCGAATTGGATGATATGCTTGCCAATGCTAAAAGGAAAGCTGCTTTGCCTGACGTGATGACCCTTTTGGGACCTATGGCAGAAGAAGGAAAGTTGGATGAATTATTGGATCTATTGGAAACCAAACTGGATAGCCTCTCAGAACATTATCACTTAGCTTCATTGGAATATGGACTTAACGGTATGGGGTACCAAAGTATGAATGGTGAAAAAGATGCTGAATCAGCACAGGAGATTTTTGCTTTGAATACCCGCTTGTTTCCACATAGTCAAAACGTTTGGGATAGCTATGCAGAATGCTTTTTGATGCAAGGGGACACAACCAATGCAGTCGAATACTACCAAAAAGCATTGGATATCTATCCCTGTAATCAGGTAATTGAGAAGCGATTGCAGGTGTTGAAGCCTTAA
- a CDS encoding DUF418 domain-containing protein, giving the protein MYNREKFRGLFSGFSAVGRMALTNYISHSLIALLLFRLGLFDLFGEIEVWQGILLVLAIFSFQISFSKFWLSKYRFGPLEWFWRSVTYGKIPAFKL; this is encoded by the coding sequence TTGTACAATCGAGAGAAGTTTCGAGGACTGTTTTCGGGCTTTTCAGCTGTAGGAAGAATGGCCCTTACCAATTATATTTCACATTCATTGATAGCCTTGTTGCTGTTTAGGTTAGGTTTATTTGATTTGTTTGGAGAAATCGAAGTCTGGCAGGGTATCTTGTTGGTCTTAGCTATTTTCAGCTTCCAAATTTCCTTTAGCAAATTTTGGCTAAGCAAGTATAGGTTCGGTCCATTGGAGTGGTTTTGGAGGTCGGTGACTTATGGGAAAATACCTGCATTTAAATTGTAA
- a CDS encoding DUF2306 domain-containing protein: MISNTTSSTPHSNSFVTLTGYLLVAIVWISSGLFGLYIVAHYGGSFVSSKMEQWNGLFNPNLYDPNYIQATRGMALHFVAGGIILVLGSIQLLEWVRNRFLNFHRIVGRIYIFACLLTALGGLTFIFLRGTVGGPVMNVGFGAYGIAMLICSIQTIRFARIKLVEQHKAWAIRLYALAIGSWLYRMYYGFMFFTGFLPLEAREFRDPIDVFMIFFFWVPNLLVAEFFIRSSTNKLPKSIQLSGSLMLWLVIVFISLATYNVTKGSWGPAILGMFGLY; encoded by the coding sequence ATGATATCAAATACCACATCAAGCACTCCCCATTCAAATAGCTTTGTTACCCTTACCGGCTATTTATTAGTAGCTATTGTTTGGATCAGTTCAGGGCTTTTTGGATTGTACATTGTGGCCCACTATGGTGGAAGTTTTGTTAGTAGTAAGATGGAGCAATGGAATGGTTTATTCAATCCCAATCTTTATGACCCGAATTATATCCAAGCCACAAGAGGCATGGCATTACATTTTGTAGCAGGGGGTATTATTCTGGTTTTGGGAAGTATACAGCTACTCGAGTGGGTACGCAATCGCTTTTTGAATTTTCATAGGATAGTTGGTAGAATTTATATATTCGCATGTTTGCTGACGGCTTTAGGAGGATTGACTTTTATTTTTCTTCGGGGAACTGTTGGAGGCCCCGTCATGAACGTGGGTTTTGGAGCTTATGGTATAGCCATGTTGATATGTAGCATTCAAACTATACGCTTTGCTAGGATTAAATTAGTGGAACAACATAAGGCTTGGGCTATTCGATTGTATGCTTTGGCAATTGGTTCTTGGCTCTACAGGATGTACTATGGTTTTATGTTTTTTACAGGATTTTTGCCTCTGGAGGCAAGGGAGTTTAGAGATCCAATCGATGTATTTATGATTTTTTTCTTTTGGGTTCCCAATTTGCTGGTCGCTGAATTTTTTATCCGCTCTTCAACCAACAAATTACCCAAATCCATTCAACTATCCGGTTCCCTTATGCTTTGGTTGGTTATTGTTTTTATTTCGCTAGCTACTTACAATGTCACCAAAGGATCTTGGGGACCCGCTATTTTGGGTATGTTTGGACTGTATTAG
- a CDS encoding S9 family peptidase, translating into MTNTRIFTLFGCWIILLFSMSDTFAQEKSKLKLEQFFDVISVADPQLSPDGKEIIYTRGWVDKVNDSRRNELFIMNADGSKNRFFTKGSSPAWSPDGARIAYMSSGEPSGSQIFIKYKDSEGATQITRIEKTPSNMKWSPDGKFIAFNMLVPYNEPWNIKMPERPKGAKWTDGPKVITQMNYKRDRVGYLEEGFTHIFIVSAEGGTPRQITQGNWNHSGVEWTPDGKEILFTSLRVEEAEYEYRQSNVYAVNVETTAIRQLTDRNGIDRSPMVSPDGKKVAYVGYDWTDDTYIENKLYIMDIDGKNSKELAADFDRSPASMFWATDNSGVYFNADYNGTKNLYFAPIRGGHKQVSQGNHLLTVSDINKNGTAVGIMTDYHTPAEVITFNVTNPSLKNLTSLNESMLKNVQLGELEELWYKSTDDFDVHGWIVKPADFDPTKKYPMILVIHGGPHGMYNVGFNFTWQHHAAEGYVVLYTNPRGSSGYGSVFGNAIKNDYPGKDYDDLMNGVDEVIKKGFIDEKNLFVYGGSGGGVLTSWIVGHTDRFAAASVNFPVINWLSFVGNTDGVSWYKNFKEYPWDDPSEHIRRSPLMYVGNVKTPTMLMCGEDDLRTPISQTEEFYQALKVLKVPTAMIRFQNEYHGTGTNPSNYMRTQLYLYSWFDKYKRK; encoded by the coding sequence ATGACAAACACAAGAATCTTCACTTTATTTGGATGTTGGATAATCTTGCTATTCAGCATGTCTGACACATTTGCTCAAGAAAAAAGCAAACTGAAATTAGAACAGTTTTTCGATGTCATCAGCGTAGCCGATCCTCAACTTTCACCAGATGGGAAAGAAATTATTTATACCAGAGGCTGGGTAGATAAGGTGAATGATTCCCGGCGAAATGAATTATTCATCATGAATGCTGATGGTAGCAAAAATCGGTTTTTCACGAAAGGAAGTTCTCCTGCTTGGTCTCCAGATGGCGCAAGGATCGCTTACATGTCTTCAGGCGAGCCAAGTGGAAGTCAAATTTTTATAAAATATAAGGATTCGGAGGGAGCCACTCAAATCACCCGTATAGAAAAAACTCCTTCCAACATGAAATGGTCTCCTGATGGGAAATTTATTGCTTTCAACATGCTTGTTCCTTATAATGAGCCTTGGAACATCAAAATGCCGGAGCGACCAAAGGGTGCTAAATGGACCGATGGCCCAAAAGTAATTACCCAGATGAATTACAAACGTGATAGAGTCGGTTATTTAGAAGAAGGTTTTACCCATATTTTTATTGTATCAGCCGAGGGTGGAACACCTAGACAAATCACCCAGGGTAATTGGAATCATAGTGGTGTAGAATGGACACCTGATGGAAAAGAAATTCTCTTCACCAGTCTCCGCGTTGAGGAGGCTGAATACGAATACAGGCAATCGAATGTTTACGCTGTAAACGTTGAAACGACTGCAATCAGACAGCTAACCGATAGAAATGGAATAGACCGATCTCCCATGGTATCACCTGATGGCAAAAAAGTCGCCTATGTAGGGTATGACTGGACGGATGATACGTATATAGAAAATAAACTCTATATCATGGATATAGACGGTAAAAACTCCAAAGAATTAGCCGCTGATTTTGATCGGTCTCCTGCAAGCATGTTTTGGGCAACTGACAACTCTGGCGTGTATTTCAATGCAGATTACAATGGCACAAAAAATCTCTATTTTGCACCCATCCGAGGCGGTCATAAGCAAGTGAGTCAAGGCAACCATCTGCTGACAGTTTCTGACATCAATAAAAATGGAACCGCTGTGGGAATCATGACTGATTACCATACTCCAGCCGAAGTGATTACATTCAATGTCACCAACCCAAGTCTTAAAAACTTAACAAGTTTAAATGAAAGTATGTTGAAAAACGTACAATTGGGAGAATTAGAAGAGCTTTGGTATAAATCTACGGACGATTTTGACGTTCACGGTTGGATTGTTAAACCAGCTGACTTTGACCCAACCAAAAAATACCCGATGATATTGGTGATCCATGGTGGGCCTCATGGCATGTACAATGTAGGCTTCAATTTCACCTGGCAACATCATGCAGCGGAAGGATATGTTGTACTGTACACCAATCCAAGAGGTTCTTCAGGTTATGGATCTGTTTTTGGGAATGCCATCAAAAACGACTATCCTGGAAAAGATTATGATGACCTCATGAATGGCGTCGATGAAGTCATCAAAAAAGGGTTCATCGATGAAAAAAACCTCTTCGTCTATGGGGGAAGTGGTGGTGGTGTTTTGACCTCTTGGATAGTAGGGCATACAGATAGATTTGCAGCTGCATCTGTAAACTTTCCTGTGATCAACTGGCTTTCCTTTGTGGGAAATACGGATGGTGTAAGTTGGTATAAAAATTTCAAGGAGTACCCTTGGGATGATCCAAGTGAGCATATCAGAAGATCGCCTTTGATGTATGTGGGAAATGTGAAAACACCTACTATGCTGATGTGTGGAGAAGATGATTTGAGAACTCCCATTTCACAAACAGAAGAATTTTATCAAGCATTGAAAGTATTGAAAGTTCCTACCGCAATGATCCGTTTCCAAAACGAATACCACGGTACAGGCACCAATCCTTCCAATTATATGCGTACCCAGTTGTACTTGTATTCTTGGTTTGATAAATATAAAAGAAAGTAG
- a CDS encoding SDR family NAD(P)-dependent oxidoreductase, whose protein sequence is MKFQNHIIWITGASSGIGLHLAKAFAKEGAIIAASARRMALLEALVLEIKQEGGSAQAFFCDVMEEQSIEKCMHDIVQAFGKIDVCVANAGGGVMGKIEKLSADEWDRQLRLNVTGLALTAKYALPELRKSNGRLGLIGSVAAFVPNPNLGAYGASKAAVQNIGETLQSELLGSGVSCTTIHPGFVDSNITRVDNDGNFHPEAKDPRPANLMWPTNKAAKVMLQAIYKRKKMVIITGHGKVMYAISRLIPGVLRKMMAKMNG, encoded by the coding sequence ATGAAATTTCAAAACCACATCATCTGGATCACAGGAGCTTCCTCAGGGATAGGACTCCACTTGGCCAAAGCTTTTGCCAAAGAAGGTGCCATCATTGCAGCTTCGGCGAGAAGAATGGCATTGCTTGAAGCGCTTGTTCTGGAAATAAAACAGGAAGGAGGAAGTGCACAAGCTTTTTTTTGCGATGTAATGGAGGAGCAATCCATCGAAAAGTGCATGCATGATATTGTCCAAGCTTTTGGAAAAATAGATGTCTGTGTTGCCAATGCAGGTGGAGGGGTTATGGGGAAAATTGAAAAGCTTTCTGCAGACGAATGGGATAGACAATTACGGTTGAATGTGACAGGTCTTGCGCTTACGGCCAAATATGCCCTTCCCGAACTTCGAAAGTCCAATGGCAGACTAGGCTTGATAGGAAGTGTAGCAGCTTTCGTTCCCAATCCCAATCTAGGTGCTTATGGAGCTAGCAAGGCGGCAGTTCAGAATATAGGAGAGACTTTACAATCTGAGTTATTGGGTTCGGGGGTCAGTTGTACGACAATCCATCCTGGATTTGTGGACAGCAATATCACACGGGTGGATAATGATGGAAACTTTCATCCAGAAGCCAAGGATCCAAGACCTGCGAATCTGATGTGGCCTACAAATAAAGCAGCAAAGGTGATGCTTCAAGCGATTTATAAACGAAAAAAAATGGTCATAATCACAGGTCACGGGAAGGTGATGTATGCCATTTCCCGACTGATTCCTGGTGTTTTGAGGAAGATGATGGCGAAGATGAATGGGTAG
- a CDS encoding efflux RND transporter periplasmic adaptor subunit yields MKTFFTYLMFATFLLYSCGKSEETINPTRTNISESVFASGIIKAKGQYQAYANTSGVLRELLLNEGDLVQEGQVILEISNDATRLSRESAELARKYADKKEYELKLKDLEVTIQLAKSRYENDSLLLKRQENLWSQGIGKAIDLEQRQLAFENSKSLYRSSNLRYEDFKNEIAFNERNAGKNLAISQSYEQDLFLKSKLDGKIYALLVEKGEIVTPQTPLAIIGHADDFILEMQIDEYDIAKIKLGQRVLVQMDSYRGEIFEATLVKINPMLNERSKSFTVEAMFDNRPEILYPNLNFEANILIQTREDVLTIPRSYLLNESTVLDASGDTLRVETGLKNYQIVEIVNGITEQTKLKKPNP; encoded by the coding sequence ATGAAGACATTTTTCACTTACCTGATGTTTGCTACATTCCTACTTTATTCCTGTGGGAAGTCTGAAGAAACCATCAACCCAACTAGAACCAATATCTCGGAATCGGTTTTTGCCTCCGGCATTATCAAAGCAAAGGGGCAATACCAAGCCTATGCAAATACTAGTGGTGTTTTAAGAGAGCTGTTGTTGAATGAAGGTGATTTGGTCCAGGAAGGTCAGGTGATATTGGAAATCTCCAATGACGCTACCCGTCTTTCCAGAGAATCCGCTGAATTGGCGAGGAAATATGCTGATAAAAAGGAATATGAACTCAAATTGAAAGATTTGGAAGTGACCATTCAACTGGCCAAAAGTCGCTATGAAAATGATTCATTGCTGCTCAAACGTCAGGAGAACCTTTGGTCTCAGGGAATTGGAAAAGCCATTGATCTCGAACAGCGCCAACTTGCGTTTGAAAATTCGAAATCACTTTATCGTTCTTCCAACCTGCGATACGAAGATTTTAAAAATGAGATTGCATTTAATGAGCGAAATGCGGGGAAAAATCTAGCCATTTCTCAATCATATGAACAAGATCTTTTCTTGAAAAGTAAATTGGATGGAAAAATTTATGCCCTTTTGGTAGAAAAAGGGGAGATTGTCACTCCTCAAACTCCCCTCGCCATCATCGGGCACGCAGATGATTTTATCCTAGAAATGCAAATTGATGAATACGATATCGCAAAAATCAAGCTCGGACAGCGTGTTTTAGTTCAAATGGATAGCTACCGGGGTGAAATTTTTGAAGCTACTTTGGTCAAAATCAATCCCATGCTCAACGAACGAAGCAAAAGCTTTACAGTCGAAGCAATGTTTGATAATCGCCCCGAAATTCTTTACCCCAACCTCAATTTTGAAGCAAATATCCTGATCCAAACAAGGGAGGATGTTTTGACTATTCCTCGCTCATATTTGCTTAATGAAAGTACTGTCTTAGATGCTTCGGGTGATACGCTTAGGGTTGAAACAGGTTTGAAAAATTACCAAATCGTGGAAATTGTCAATGGAATTACCGAGCAAACCAAACTAAAAAAGCCTAATCCATGA
- a CDS encoding ABC transporter permease, which produces MRFALIVEIARALMLARVKQTMVAAIGVTFSITMFIALLGFMNGLNDLLDGLILNRTPHIRFYNEVKPSEDQPIQLDKQFKDYFNIIRSIKPSGARVNIYNNQAIIQTLQEDKRILRIAPKITVQVFFNVGNLDIPGSLNGVEVEEESRLFAFGDYVVAGDLMDLNHTSNSIILGKGAADRMMAEIGDYVQVTTAQGNRLLLKVVGYYQSGLADLDNVQSYISLATAQKMIGETSAYVTDIQVKLHDFNLAPAVAKEYGSIFEIAADDIQTINAQFETGSDIRSMISYAVGITLLVVSGFGIYNILNMMIYEKMDTIAILKAIGFSGRDVQHVFTTIALSIGFVGGILGLLFGYLACLGIERIPFETEALPTIKTFPVNFNPKYYMIGAIFSLVTTYFAGFFPSRKASKVDPVEIIRGK; this is translated from the coding sequence ATGAGGTTTGCATTGATTGTAGAAATAGCTCGAGCCTTGATGCTTGCTCGTGTGAAGCAAACAATGGTAGCTGCTATTGGGGTGACTTTTAGCATTACCATGTTCATTGCGCTCTTGGGTTTTATGAACGGATTAAATGATTTATTGGATGGATTGATCCTCAATAGGACGCCACATATTCGCTTTTACAATGAAGTCAAACCCAGCGAAGATCAACCCATTCAATTGGATAAGCAATTTAAGGACTATTTCAATATCATTCGGTCCATCAAGCCATCCGGTGCGCGGGTAAATATTTACAACAATCAAGCAATCATCCAAACACTCCAAGAGGATAAACGCATCCTTCGAATTGCGCCTAAAATCACCGTACAGGTCTTTTTTAATGTGGGCAATTTAGATATTCCTGGTTCTCTGAATGGGGTGGAGGTAGAAGAGGAAAGTAGGCTCTTTGCATTTGGAGATTATGTGGTAGCAGGTGATTTGATGGACTTAAATCACACCTCAAATAGTATCATTTTAGGAAAAGGTGCTGCTGATCGCATGATGGCGGAAATAGGGGATTATGTACAGGTCACCACAGCACAAGGTAATCGTTTACTGTTGAAGGTGGTAGGCTACTATCAATCTGGATTAGCTGATTTGGATAATGTTCAATCCTATATTTCCTTAGCTACCGCCCAAAAGATGATCGGGGAAACATCCGCTTATGTGACCGATATTCAAGTGAAATTACATGATTTTAACCTTGCTCCAGCGGTAGCAAAAGAGTATGGCTCCATCTTTGAAATTGCCGCAGATGATATTCAGACAATCAATGCCCAATTTGAAACAGGCTCGGATATCCGATCCATGATCAGTTACGCGGTGGGAATTACTTTATTGGTAGTGTCTGGTTTCGGGATTTACAATATCCTCAATATGATGATTTATGAAAAAATGGATACCATTGCTATTCTGAAAGCCATTGGTTTTTCAGGTCGCGATGTACAGCATGTCTTTACCACAATTGCTTTATCCATTGGTTTTGTTGGGGGAATACTGGGCTTATTGTTTGGGTATTTGGCATGCTTGGGCATTGAACGCATTCCCTTTGAGACAGAGGCACTCCCTACGATCAAGACTTTCCCAGTCAATTTCAACCCAAAATACTATATGATAGGAGCGATCTTCAGTTTGGTAACCACCTATTTCGCAGGATTTTTCCCTTCCCGTAAAGCCAGTAAAGTTGATCCTGTTGAAATCATCCGAGGAAAATAA
- a CDS encoding ABC transporter ATP-binding protein: protein MHKQKVIEAININKYFYSPLKVQVLKEVSFSVNKGEFVSVMGKSGCGKSTLLYVLSTMDTDYEGKLLLDDQLITGQSSHNLSILRNEKIGFVFQFHYLIHEFSVLENVMIPALKLNKLSREAIEHEAMEKLRIFDMQDHALKKANQLSGGQKQRVSIARALINNPLIIMSDEPTGNLDKKNSDLVFGIFRDLVQEFHQTMLMVTHDVELAEKTDRTIWMEDGRIISHE, encoded by the coding sequence ATGCATAAGCAAAAAGTCATAGAAGCCATCAACATCAACAAGTACTTTTATAGCCCATTAAAAGTGCAAGTACTCAAAGAGGTGTCTTTTTCAGTCAATAAGGGGGAGTTTGTTTCCGTGATGGGTAAATCTGGATGTGGTAAATCAACCCTGCTCTATGTGCTTTCTACGATGGACACGGATTATGAAGGCAAACTCTTGTTGGATGACCAACTGATTACGGGTCAGTCTTCTCACAATCTTTCCATTTTACGGAATGAAAAAATAGGCTTTGTTTTCCAGTTTCATTACTTGATTCACGAATTCTCTGTTTTGGAAAATGTGATGATTCCAGCACTCAAACTCAATAAATTATCCAGAGAAGCGATCGAACATGAAGCTATGGAAAAACTCCGTATTTTCGACATGCAAGACCATGCCTTGAAAAAAGCTAATCAATTGTCCGGAGGACAAAAGCAGCGTGTTTCTATCGCAAGGGCCTTAATCAATAATCCTTTGATCATCATGAGTGATGAGCCTACGGGAAATTTGGATAAGAAAAACTCTGATTTGGTTTTTGGAATCTTTCGGGACTTAGTGCAGGAGTTTCATCAAACCATGCTGATGGTTACACATGATGTAGAGTTAGCCGAAAAGACCGATCGGACCATTTGGATGGAGGATGGGAGGATTATTTCTCATGAGTAA
- a CDS encoding flavodoxin family protein, whose protein sequence is MIKDKIGRLLLFLGLILIGIHSTYAQSFPTILITYHSESGKTQAMAEAVAKGVAAIEGVSGVLKPLSEVTENDILQASAIILGSPVYNGNMTPEVQAFINSWPFEGRPLKNKLGAVFVTGGGFSIGEEATMFAMIRSMMIHGMIIVGGDELEAAFGASAITGEGDFVGKEVDEIFLRKAEGLGMRVGKTVKYFQFD, encoded by the coding sequence ATGATTAAAGATAAAATTGGGAGACTGTTATTGTTTCTAGGATTAATTTTAATAGGTATTCATTCCACTTATGCCCAATCCTTTCCCACTATTCTTATTACCTACCACTCAGAATCAGGTAAAACTCAAGCCATGGCAGAAGCCGTAGCCAAAGGTGTGGCAGCTATTGAGGGGGTGAGTGGTGTGCTAAAACCACTATCAGAAGTAACCGAAAATGATATCCTTCAAGCTTCTGCTATCATTTTAGGTTCTCCCGTATACAATGGAAATATGACTCCCGAAGTACAAGCCTTTATCAATTCTTGGCCTTTTGAAGGTCGTCCTTTGAAAAATAAGCTAGGAGCAGTGTTTGTAACCGGTGGAGGTTTCTCTATTGGAGAGGAAGCCACCATGTTTGCTATGATCCGATCCATGATGATCCATGGAATGATCATAGTAGGAGGGGATGAACTGGAAGCTGCTTTTGGTGCTTCTGCTATTACTGGAGAAGGAGATTTTGTTGGAAAGGAAGTGGATGAAATTTTTTTGAGAAAAGCAGAAGGGCTTGGTATGAGAGTTGGAAAGACAGTGAAATATTTTCAATTTGATTAA